A DNA window from Amphiprion ocellaris isolate individual 3 ecotype Okinawa chromosome 8, ASM2253959v1, whole genome shotgun sequence contains the following coding sequences:
- the nfatc2a gene encoding nuclear factor of activated T-cells, cytoplasmic 2 isoform X3, which translates to MFRETWRLAQYHTMRSMDQDDPNLAPHKVLSPESEQAFPLEEASPYGIKSCSPPYSEHNTEVLSGYEHQEARSYLDGTRPAGLALSPRIEITPSREHYSQCRDSLQNHHLNISPRPTLTVPGHENLAYREPQCLSPASSNSSTSWHSENYSPWASPCVSPSNGQNPGDLCPRLQSIHTGSPRTSPGTSPRTSLAEDGCLGHRSPSPRPGSRSTSPQGKRTYEMYRNPGLVPGHRSRSPSPHGGHEDHNIGAHYTHSSLADGMNGFGAGQPGLVPTKIVKTSNQVYTLYPENHGDGNYLVSCDQDIKTKPAAEPFFVVPPIWTKPLVSSICSIPVASLPPLEWPIPRRTDQYELHIEVQPKPHHRAHYETEGSRGAVKAPTGGHPVVQLHGYRGKEPLGLQIFIGTADERILKPHAFYQVHRITGKTVTTTSFEKIINGTKVLEIPLEPKNNMKAIIDCAGILKLRNADIELRKGETDVGRKNTRVRLVFRVHIPQPGGQHVSLQVASHPIECSQRSAHELPMVEKQDMDSCSVLGGQQMILTGQNFSSDSKVIFMEKTQDGQQIWEMEATVDKDKSQPSMLFVEVPSYRDTSVCHSVKVNFYVINGKRKRSQPQHFTYTPLASPSIKTEPIDEYEPDHMGFVMPQILGLSPHSYYHNPRGVLHPDNGLVSGLASCQRLSSSLPNQDTRLQQQSPAIVYSRGGKNLSGSPGVWQSGGMMPDPHRSVLVHTGSPAQSVGPISAGQHPSIIQFSPTNHHHLLRGGEPQPLTAPQPDNQQVIYCDGYSPQAAAATHSPTPPQAQAAVTHPQQYPTVIQQQPYVQKGQQKGRAPTGTGQMEAPGDGQRRVTVKEENLDQFYLDDGELNEIIRKDLTGVQARGQT; encoded by the exons ATGACCCCAACCTTGCACCTCATAAAGTCCTCAGTCCTGAGTCTGAGCAGGCTTTCCCTCTGGAGGAGGCCTCCCCATACGGCATCAAGTCCTGCAGTCCGCCCTACAGTGAGCACAACACTGAGGTTCTGTCAGGATATGAGCACCAGGAGGCCAGGAGCTACCTGGACGGCACCCGGCCTGCAGGCCTGGCCCTGAGCCCCCGGATCGAGATCACTCCCTCACGTGAGCACTACAGTCAATGCCGGGACTCCCTGCAGAACCACCACCTGAACATCAGCCCCAGACCCACCCTCACTGTGCCAGGCCATGAAAACCTCGCCTATCGTGAGCCCCAGTGCCTGAGCCCAGCCAGCAGCAACTCCTCCACCAGCTGGCACTCGGAGAACTACTCCCCCTGGGCATCTCCCTGCGTGTCCCCCAGCAACGGCCAGAACCCCGGAGACCTGTGCCCCCGGTTACAGAGCATCCACACTGGCTCCCCACGCACCTCCCCGGGCACCTCTCCTCGCACCAGCCTAGCTGAGGACGGCTGCCTGGGACACCGCTCGCCCTCCCCCCGGCCGGGCTCACGCTCCACCTCCCCGCAGGGAAAACGCACCTACGAAATGTACAGGAATCCCGGGTTAGTCCCCGGGCACCGCTCCCGCAGTCCCTCCCCCCACGGCGGCCACGAAGACCACAACATCGGTGCCCACTATACACACAGCAGCCTCGCCGATGGCATGAATGGTTTTGGTGCTGGTCAGCCTGGCCTGGTTCCCACTAAAATAGTCAAGACATCCAACCAGGTTTACACTCTGTACCCAGAGAACCACGGCGATGGGAACTACCTGGTGTCCTGCGATCAGGACATTAAAACCAAACCTGCTGCAGAGCCTTTCTTTGTTGTCCCCCCAATCTGGACCAAGCCACTGGTTTCCAGCATCTGCAG CATCCCTGTGGCTTCTCTGCCCCCGCTGGAGTGGCCGATCCCCAGACGCACAGACCAGTATGAGCTCCACATTGAGGTGCAGCCTAAACCACATCACAGAGCTCACTATGAAACAGAGGGGAGCAGGGGTGCAGTGAAAGCCCCCACAGGAGGACATCCTGTTGTGCAG ttacATGGTTACAGAGGCAAGGAGCCACTTGGCCTACAGATTTTCATCGGTACAGCAGACGAGCGCATCCTCAAGCCTCATGCCTTTTATCAAGTTCACCGCATCACTGGCAAGACGGTTACGACCACCAGCTTTGAGAAGATTATCAACGGCACCAAAGTCCTGGAGATCCCgctggagccaaagaacaacatgaaagcaaT AATTGACTGTGCTGGGATCCTGAAGCTGAGGAACGCCGACATCGAGCTGAGGAAGGGCGAGACGGACGTCGGTCGGAAAAACACCCGAGTTCGTCTTGTGTTCCGGGTGCACATACCTCAGCCTGGTGGACAGCACGTCTCCCTGCAAGTGGCCTCGCATCCCATCGAGTGCT CTCAGCGTTCAGCACATGAACTTCCAATGGTGGAGAAGCAGGACATGGACAGCTGCTCAGTTCTGGGCGGCCAGCAGATGATCCTGACTGGGCAGAACTTCAGCTCCGACTCCAAAGTCATTTTCATGGAGAAAACCCAGG ATGGGCAGCAAATCTGGGAAATGGAAGCAACAGTGGACAAAGACAAGAGCCAGCCG AGTATGCTGTTTGTGGAGGTGCCGTCCTACCGAGATACGTCTGTCTGCCATTCTGTCAAAGTGAACTTCTACGTCATCAACGGGAAGAGAAAGCGCAGCCAGCCTCAGCATTTCACCTACACACCACTGGCAT CTCCATCCATAAAGACAGAGCCTATAGATGAGTATGAACCAGACCACATGGGCTTCGTCATGCCTCAGATCTTGGGCTTATCCCCTCATTCCTACTACCATAACCCACGGGGCGTCCTGCACCCAGACAACGGCCTGGTCTCCGGCCTGGCTTCCTGCCAGCGTCTCAGCTCCAGCCTTCCAAACCAAGACACGCGTTTACAGCAGCAGAGCCCGGCCATCGTCTACTCCCGTGGGGGCAAGAATCTGAGCGGCAGCCCCGGCGTTTGGCAGAGCGGGGGCATGATGCCTGACCCCCACCGGTCGGTGCTGGTCCACACGGGCTCCCCGGCTCAGTCTGTAGGTCCCATCAGTGCAGGCCAgcacccatccatcatccagtTCTCTCCCACCAACCACCACCACCTTCTTCGGGGAGGAGAGCCTCAGCCCCTCACTGCTCCCCAGCCTGACAACCAGCAGGTCATCTACTGCGACGGCTACTCCCCACAGGCGGCCGCCGCCACCCACTCACCCACACCCCCCCAGGCTCAGGCGGCAGTGACCCACCCGCAGCAATATCCCACCGTGATCCAGCAGCAGCCGTACGTTCAGAAGGGGCAGCAGAAGGGCCGGGCCCCGACTGGGACTGGCCAGATGGAGGCTCCAGGAGACGGACAGAGGCGGGTGACGGTCAAGGAGGAGAACTTGGACCAGTTCTACCTAGATGATGGTGAGT TGAATGAAATCATAAGAAAGGATCTGACGGGCGTTCAGGCCAGAGGGCAGACATAG
- the nfatc2a gene encoding nuclear factor of activated T-cells, cytoplasmic 2 isoform X1, giving the protein MTSFYDDKDLEEELSRVTCPDEDLEFEILFEYEPPCSDFAGGDQDDPNLAPHKVLSPESEQAFPLEEASPYGIKSCSPPYSEHNTEVLSGYEHQEARSYLDGTRPAGLALSPRIEITPSREHYSQCRDSLQNHHLNISPRPTLTVPGHENLAYREPQCLSPASSNSSTSWHSENYSPWASPCVSPSNGQNPGDLCPRLQSIHTGSPRTSPGTSPRTSLAEDGCLGHRSPSPRPGSRSTSPQGKRTYEMYRNPGLVPGHRSRSPSPHGGHEDHNIGAHYTHSSLADGMNGFGAGQPGLVPTKIVKTSNQVYTLYPENHGDGNYLVSCDQDIKTKPAAEPFFVVPPIWTKPLVSSICSIPVASLPPLEWPIPRRTDQYELHIEVQPKPHHRAHYETEGSRGAVKAPTGGHPVVQLHGYRGKEPLGLQIFIGTADERILKPHAFYQVHRITGKTVTTTSFEKIINGTKVLEIPLEPKNNMKAIIDCAGILKLRNADIELRKGETDVGRKNTRVRLVFRVHIPQPGGQHVSLQVASHPIECSQRSAHELPMVEKQDMDSCSVLGGQQMILTGQNFSSDSKVIFMEKTQDGQQIWEMEATVDKDKSQPSMLFVEVPSYRDTSVCHSVKVNFYVINGKRKRSQPQHFTYTPLASPSIKTEPIDEYEPDHMGFVMPQILGLSPHSYYHNPRGVLHPDNGLVSGLASCQRLSSSLPNQDTRLQQQSPAIVYSRGGKNLSGSPGVWQSGGMMPDPHRSVLVHTGSPAQSVGPISAGQHPSIIQFSPTNHHHLLRGGEPQPLTAPQPDNQQVIYCDGYSPQAAAATHSPTPPQAQAAVTHPQQYPTVIQQQPYVQKGQQKGRAPTGTGQMEAPGDGQRRVTVKEENLDQFYLDDGELNEIIRKDLTGVQARGQT; this is encoded by the exons ATGACCTCCTTCTACGACGACAAAGATTTGGAGGAAGAGCTCAGTCGAGTCACCTGTCCTGATGAGGACTTGGAGTTTGAGATCTTGTTCGAGTATGAACCGCCTTGCAGCGACTTTGCGGGGGGAGATCAAG ATGACCCCAACCTTGCACCTCATAAAGTCCTCAGTCCTGAGTCTGAGCAGGCTTTCCCTCTGGAGGAGGCCTCCCCATACGGCATCAAGTCCTGCAGTCCGCCCTACAGTGAGCACAACACTGAGGTTCTGTCAGGATATGAGCACCAGGAGGCCAGGAGCTACCTGGACGGCACCCGGCCTGCAGGCCTGGCCCTGAGCCCCCGGATCGAGATCACTCCCTCACGTGAGCACTACAGTCAATGCCGGGACTCCCTGCAGAACCACCACCTGAACATCAGCCCCAGACCCACCCTCACTGTGCCAGGCCATGAAAACCTCGCCTATCGTGAGCCCCAGTGCCTGAGCCCAGCCAGCAGCAACTCCTCCACCAGCTGGCACTCGGAGAACTACTCCCCCTGGGCATCTCCCTGCGTGTCCCCCAGCAACGGCCAGAACCCCGGAGACCTGTGCCCCCGGTTACAGAGCATCCACACTGGCTCCCCACGCACCTCCCCGGGCACCTCTCCTCGCACCAGCCTAGCTGAGGACGGCTGCCTGGGACACCGCTCGCCCTCCCCCCGGCCGGGCTCACGCTCCACCTCCCCGCAGGGAAAACGCACCTACGAAATGTACAGGAATCCCGGGTTAGTCCCCGGGCACCGCTCCCGCAGTCCCTCCCCCCACGGCGGCCACGAAGACCACAACATCGGTGCCCACTATACACACAGCAGCCTCGCCGATGGCATGAATGGTTTTGGTGCTGGTCAGCCTGGCCTGGTTCCCACTAAAATAGTCAAGACATCCAACCAGGTTTACACTCTGTACCCAGAGAACCACGGCGATGGGAACTACCTGGTGTCCTGCGATCAGGACATTAAAACCAAACCTGCTGCAGAGCCTTTCTTTGTTGTCCCCCCAATCTGGACCAAGCCACTGGTTTCCAGCATCTGCAG CATCCCTGTGGCTTCTCTGCCCCCGCTGGAGTGGCCGATCCCCAGACGCACAGACCAGTATGAGCTCCACATTGAGGTGCAGCCTAAACCACATCACAGAGCTCACTATGAAACAGAGGGGAGCAGGGGTGCAGTGAAAGCCCCCACAGGAGGACATCCTGTTGTGCAG ttacATGGTTACAGAGGCAAGGAGCCACTTGGCCTACAGATTTTCATCGGTACAGCAGACGAGCGCATCCTCAAGCCTCATGCCTTTTATCAAGTTCACCGCATCACTGGCAAGACGGTTACGACCACCAGCTTTGAGAAGATTATCAACGGCACCAAAGTCCTGGAGATCCCgctggagccaaagaacaacatgaaagcaaT AATTGACTGTGCTGGGATCCTGAAGCTGAGGAACGCCGACATCGAGCTGAGGAAGGGCGAGACGGACGTCGGTCGGAAAAACACCCGAGTTCGTCTTGTGTTCCGGGTGCACATACCTCAGCCTGGTGGACAGCACGTCTCCCTGCAAGTGGCCTCGCATCCCATCGAGTGCT CTCAGCGTTCAGCACATGAACTTCCAATGGTGGAGAAGCAGGACATGGACAGCTGCTCAGTTCTGGGCGGCCAGCAGATGATCCTGACTGGGCAGAACTTCAGCTCCGACTCCAAAGTCATTTTCATGGAGAAAACCCAGG ATGGGCAGCAAATCTGGGAAATGGAAGCAACAGTGGACAAAGACAAGAGCCAGCCG AGTATGCTGTTTGTGGAGGTGCCGTCCTACCGAGATACGTCTGTCTGCCATTCTGTCAAAGTGAACTTCTACGTCATCAACGGGAAGAGAAAGCGCAGCCAGCCTCAGCATTTCACCTACACACCACTGGCAT CTCCATCCATAAAGACAGAGCCTATAGATGAGTATGAACCAGACCACATGGGCTTCGTCATGCCTCAGATCTTGGGCTTATCCCCTCATTCCTACTACCATAACCCACGGGGCGTCCTGCACCCAGACAACGGCCTGGTCTCCGGCCTGGCTTCCTGCCAGCGTCTCAGCTCCAGCCTTCCAAACCAAGACACGCGTTTACAGCAGCAGAGCCCGGCCATCGTCTACTCCCGTGGGGGCAAGAATCTGAGCGGCAGCCCCGGCGTTTGGCAGAGCGGGGGCATGATGCCTGACCCCCACCGGTCGGTGCTGGTCCACACGGGCTCCCCGGCTCAGTCTGTAGGTCCCATCAGTGCAGGCCAgcacccatccatcatccagtTCTCTCCCACCAACCACCACCACCTTCTTCGGGGAGGAGAGCCTCAGCCCCTCACTGCTCCCCAGCCTGACAACCAGCAGGTCATCTACTGCGACGGCTACTCCCCACAGGCGGCCGCCGCCACCCACTCACCCACACCCCCCCAGGCTCAGGCGGCAGTGACCCACCCGCAGCAATATCCCACCGTGATCCAGCAGCAGCCGTACGTTCAGAAGGGGCAGCAGAAGGGCCGGGCCCCGACTGGGACTGGCCAGATGGAGGCTCCAGGAGACGGACAGAGGCGGGTGACGGTCAAGGAGGAGAACTTGGACCAGTTCTACCTAGATGATGGTGAGT TGAATGAAATCATAAGAAAGGATCTGACGGGCGTTCAGGCCAGAGGGCAGACATAG
- the nfatc2a gene encoding nuclear factor of activated T-cells, cytoplasmic 2 isoform X2: MTSFYDDKDLEEELSRVTCPDEDLEFEILFEYEPPCSDFAGGDQDDPNLAPHKVLSPESEQAFPLEEASPYGIKSCSPPYSEHNTEVLSGYEHQEARSYLDGTRPAGLALSPRIEITPSREHYSQCRDSLQNHHLNISPRPTLTVPGHENLAYREPQCLSPASSNSSTSWHSENYSPWASPCVSPSNGQNPGDLCPRLQSIHTGSPRTSPGTSPRTSLAEDGCLGHRSPSPRPGSRSTSPQGKRTYEMYRNPGLVPGHRSRSPSPHGGHEDHNIGAHYTHSSLADGMNGFGAGQPGLVPTKIVKTSNQVYTLYPENHGDGNYLVSCDQDIKTKPAAEPFFVVPPIWTKPLVSSICSIPVASLPPLEWPIPRRTDQYELHIEVQPKPHHRAHYETEGSRGAVKAPTGGHPVVQLHGYRGKEPLGLQIFIGTADERILKPHAFYQVHRITGKTVTTTSFEKIINGTKVLEIPLEPKNNMKAIIDCAGILKLRNADIELRKGETDVGRKNTRVRLVFRVHIPQPGGQHVSLQVASHPIECSQRSAHELPMVEKQDMDSCSVLGGQQMILTGQNFSSDSKVIFMEKTQDGQQIWEMEATVDKDKSQPSMLFVEVPSYRDTSVCHSVKVNFYVINGKRKRSQPQHFTYTPLASPSIKTEPIDEYEPDHMGFVMPQILGLSPHSYYHNPRGVLHPDNGLVSGLASCQRLSSSLPNQDTRLQQQSPAIVYSRGGKNLSGSPGVWQSGGMMPDPHRSVLVHTGSPAQSVGPISAGQHPSIIQFSPTNHHHLLRGGEPQPLTAPQPDNQQVIYCDGYSPQAAAATHSPTPPQAQAAVTHPQQYPTVIQQQPYVQKGQQKGRAPTGTGQMEAPGDGQRRVTVKEENLDQFYLDDVNEIIRKDLTGVQARGQT, encoded by the exons ATGACCTCCTTCTACGACGACAAAGATTTGGAGGAAGAGCTCAGTCGAGTCACCTGTCCTGATGAGGACTTGGAGTTTGAGATCTTGTTCGAGTATGAACCGCCTTGCAGCGACTTTGCGGGGGGAGATCAAG ATGACCCCAACCTTGCACCTCATAAAGTCCTCAGTCCTGAGTCTGAGCAGGCTTTCCCTCTGGAGGAGGCCTCCCCATACGGCATCAAGTCCTGCAGTCCGCCCTACAGTGAGCACAACACTGAGGTTCTGTCAGGATATGAGCACCAGGAGGCCAGGAGCTACCTGGACGGCACCCGGCCTGCAGGCCTGGCCCTGAGCCCCCGGATCGAGATCACTCCCTCACGTGAGCACTACAGTCAATGCCGGGACTCCCTGCAGAACCACCACCTGAACATCAGCCCCAGACCCACCCTCACTGTGCCAGGCCATGAAAACCTCGCCTATCGTGAGCCCCAGTGCCTGAGCCCAGCCAGCAGCAACTCCTCCACCAGCTGGCACTCGGAGAACTACTCCCCCTGGGCATCTCCCTGCGTGTCCCCCAGCAACGGCCAGAACCCCGGAGACCTGTGCCCCCGGTTACAGAGCATCCACACTGGCTCCCCACGCACCTCCCCGGGCACCTCTCCTCGCACCAGCCTAGCTGAGGACGGCTGCCTGGGACACCGCTCGCCCTCCCCCCGGCCGGGCTCACGCTCCACCTCCCCGCAGGGAAAACGCACCTACGAAATGTACAGGAATCCCGGGTTAGTCCCCGGGCACCGCTCCCGCAGTCCCTCCCCCCACGGCGGCCACGAAGACCACAACATCGGTGCCCACTATACACACAGCAGCCTCGCCGATGGCATGAATGGTTTTGGTGCTGGTCAGCCTGGCCTGGTTCCCACTAAAATAGTCAAGACATCCAACCAGGTTTACACTCTGTACCCAGAGAACCACGGCGATGGGAACTACCTGGTGTCCTGCGATCAGGACATTAAAACCAAACCTGCTGCAGAGCCTTTCTTTGTTGTCCCCCCAATCTGGACCAAGCCACTGGTTTCCAGCATCTGCAG CATCCCTGTGGCTTCTCTGCCCCCGCTGGAGTGGCCGATCCCCAGACGCACAGACCAGTATGAGCTCCACATTGAGGTGCAGCCTAAACCACATCACAGAGCTCACTATGAAACAGAGGGGAGCAGGGGTGCAGTGAAAGCCCCCACAGGAGGACATCCTGTTGTGCAG ttacATGGTTACAGAGGCAAGGAGCCACTTGGCCTACAGATTTTCATCGGTACAGCAGACGAGCGCATCCTCAAGCCTCATGCCTTTTATCAAGTTCACCGCATCACTGGCAAGACGGTTACGACCACCAGCTTTGAGAAGATTATCAACGGCACCAAAGTCCTGGAGATCCCgctggagccaaagaacaacatgaaagcaaT AATTGACTGTGCTGGGATCCTGAAGCTGAGGAACGCCGACATCGAGCTGAGGAAGGGCGAGACGGACGTCGGTCGGAAAAACACCCGAGTTCGTCTTGTGTTCCGGGTGCACATACCTCAGCCTGGTGGACAGCACGTCTCCCTGCAAGTGGCCTCGCATCCCATCGAGTGCT CTCAGCGTTCAGCACATGAACTTCCAATGGTGGAGAAGCAGGACATGGACAGCTGCTCAGTTCTGGGCGGCCAGCAGATGATCCTGACTGGGCAGAACTTCAGCTCCGACTCCAAAGTCATTTTCATGGAGAAAACCCAGG ATGGGCAGCAAATCTGGGAAATGGAAGCAACAGTGGACAAAGACAAGAGCCAGCCG AGTATGCTGTTTGTGGAGGTGCCGTCCTACCGAGATACGTCTGTCTGCCATTCTGTCAAAGTGAACTTCTACGTCATCAACGGGAAGAGAAAGCGCAGCCAGCCTCAGCATTTCACCTACACACCACTGGCAT CTCCATCCATAAAGACAGAGCCTATAGATGAGTATGAACCAGACCACATGGGCTTCGTCATGCCTCAGATCTTGGGCTTATCCCCTCATTCCTACTACCATAACCCACGGGGCGTCCTGCACCCAGACAACGGCCTGGTCTCCGGCCTGGCTTCCTGCCAGCGTCTCAGCTCCAGCCTTCCAAACCAAGACACGCGTTTACAGCAGCAGAGCCCGGCCATCGTCTACTCCCGTGGGGGCAAGAATCTGAGCGGCAGCCCCGGCGTTTGGCAGAGCGGGGGCATGATGCCTGACCCCCACCGGTCGGTGCTGGTCCACACGGGCTCCCCGGCTCAGTCTGTAGGTCCCATCAGTGCAGGCCAgcacccatccatcatccagtTCTCTCCCACCAACCACCACCACCTTCTTCGGGGAGGAGAGCCTCAGCCCCTCACTGCTCCCCAGCCTGACAACCAGCAGGTCATCTACTGCGACGGCTACTCCCCACAGGCGGCCGCCGCCACCCACTCACCCACACCCCCCCAGGCTCAGGCGGCAGTGACCCACCCGCAGCAATATCCCACCGTGATCCAGCAGCAGCCGTACGTTCAGAAGGGGCAGCAGAAGGGCCGGGCCCCGACTGGGACTGGCCAGATGGAGGCTCCAGGAGACGGACAGAGGCGGGTGACGGTCAAGGAGGAGAACTTGGACCAGTTCTACCTAGATGATG TGAATGAAATCATAAGAAAGGATCTGACGGGCGTTCAGGCCAGAGGGCAGACATAG